cagagatccacctgcctctgcctcctgagtgccgggattaaaggcgtgtgccaccatacctggatcagaataaatattctttttttccaacatccaaagcttttttttttttttaataacagtaAGATCCAGGGTTAGTTTTTATAGCCACGGCCGGCCCTTCTGCCTTTGGCATGTTCGAACTTCCAACTTCCAGCCCTTGGAATAGACATAGGGTTTGGTATGGCTGTGTGGCGTTCCTGGGGCCTTGCCAAAATGCCAGTATACCTTTCGACCCTTCCGAGGACCAGACAAGAGCACAGTGCCTCGGCCCTTGGGAGACTCCAGGGCTAGCTGGTCAAAGGTGAGGATCTTGCCCCAGCCTTCAGGATGCGACTGGGATCCTTGCTCCGAACCTTTAGGTCCTTGTTGTGTCGAATGTCAACACCCATGATGGCGCCTCCTGCTCGGCCAGGTCCGGAAAGACAGAACTGCAGAATATTCTTATCCTAGGAAATggttaataatataaaaatctgGTTTAAAAGTCTGACTTTTTGCCTCCACAAGTTACTTTAAAAACCGTGAAGCCAATTTTAACTTAGTGTGCTACAGTGATATTTACATGTTAAATTACAGCTATTACCTGTTATTATGGCATGGCAGAGCACTTTTAAGATTtaccaaaaataatttcaaatatatttcactTGAAGATTTTTCAGTCCTTTGTTAATGTAAAGAATATGTGTGAAGTTGTGGAAAAAACCATAATCCCCACACTtacaatataagaaataaaatttcctaTATGGAATAGTAACTACAATAACCTGTCATCTCGTTGTTGAGTAACTTAAAATATCTCAGGATTCCAAACAGCTCATACATCAGAGCtctatagactttttttttttactacctgAGAACAATCAATCAGACATGACAAATGTGAGAATGGcattatttagtattttgtatAGTATGTTGAATGATGatgtagcttgtgtcaaacttTCCAATAAAAGCAGAAAGTCGTAGCCCTGCTTGCTTTTCCTGGGCAGTTCCATCAGGTCAGCTGCGCTGAGAGAAACTCACCAGTAGAGGCCTCTCTAGATTTAACTTCTGATTAAGAACTCAGATTGTGCCTTCAATTCACTGTCGTTAACACAACTACTTGAAAAGGCTCTTGTTGCATAGGAAAAAAGATCACTCTTTAATGCCCTTTTAAGTTCCATGATGTTGATTAATGTTGCCCTTTACATTAATGATGtttcaagtaaaagaaaacaaatttaaaatggaTAAATTCTATTGAGGATGCATTAATTAGACAGAGAGTTTGCCATATGCTGTGGCTGGAGGGCTTGCTGGCCTTTCTCTTGTAGTTACCTGTGTAAAATCCACCCTATCCTCTACATGAATGCCCAAGCTGAATAGCCATTTGAATGAAGGCTTTAGTTTGATTCGCCATACAAGGGGTACTGTgtcactgtgttttctttctaggAGTCACTAAGTGATTTCTATATCTGTTGTCATGGTGATATGGCAAAGCAGGGGAAAATGGGGGCAACTTGAGGCTTTCTCCTCACCCTCGGCACTAAGATGTTGTTAGCAAGCCTATAAAACATTGGGCTTTATCTGGgccttctttttgttctctgaTTGTCAATAAAACTCATTTTAAGGGTAACAAGGACATCTAAATGTCATCTGTCACAGTGTTAGAGAGATTAAGTTTGTTTAGGGACTTGTGTGGGACAAAGGCCACTATTTGTTCCATGGATACAAAGCAGTGTTGGCTATCACCACTCTTGATTTAGAAGGCAGCCCAGAGATCATCAAGGAAATATCATCTCAGTTCCAGGTGACAGAGAGATCTCTTTGACTTGATAGCATtacaatgagagaaaaatattacTGTTCTGAATGGGAATCAGCAATTCCAAAACCCCGTTCTGGAGGCCTGACCGAAAGTCTCCCCCtagagcaaaggaaagaaaagagtgaGGGTCACAGATCTGTTTTAAAACGTGACATACACATGATGGCCCTGAATGAATGATAAAAGAGGGAAGCAAGGGTTTGCAAGTACAGTGCAACAATAATGTGCATTCATTAATTCAGCATTTGCTTAGTAATGAGGCTAAATGGAACATACAGATTAATGAAGACATTGGTATTATTAAAATCAAATCCTGTGGTTCATATGCTTTTCTTAATAATGAACACTGTGGCTATTGGAGAGGAAGAACAGGATTTTTTCTATTAATTTGGCACACATCCCAGATCTCATTCAAGCAGAACCTATCCCTGCAAAATGCAGCCCATAGCCTTATAGATCTCAGTCCTTGTATGCAATGTGTGttaatttgagagaaaaatattttcccttcaTAAAATGTCTTCAAAACAAGAACCTGGGGCCTAAGTAGTAGTTGAATAATATTAGAAGTAAGAGGATTCTTCTAATATATAGTGTGGTTGGGAAGTCTATACAATGACAAGAATAGAATGAAGGGCTCACATCAAATCTGCCTGTACTGTGTAAATTGATGCAGCTCTctcgggggggaggggggggcttTTAGCCTTGTTACATCAGCACATCCCCAACACATTTCATAGGAGATATTTATGGTAGAGAAGGCAAGTGTGTTAAAACTTAGATAAACTAAGGTAGATGTGGCCAGCTTATAAATTTACTAGGTCctgataataaaatatgaaatttgaaCAGGAGCAGAGTACTATGATATGCTTTTTCACCTATTTCTATCTGCACCACACTCTATGCACACAAGAACATCGCATGGACAGCAGTTCACATTTGGGAAGATAATGATAAACTCCCTAATAATTATGGTTCTATGGAGAAAGAGTAAATAGAGTTGGTGATAGAATGGTATGGAAATGCATTACTCTGGTTTAAGGATAGAgtacacaataaaaatatatttaagaaggtaatgtttgtttatatgtgtatttgcatgtgtgtatgtatatactcGAGTGCCCTTAATATATGCTTTCTCTAgcattatttgaaaaatattttaatcagagTGAGAAACTTCTGACTATACAACAATCAACTCGTGAGCAAATCTTATTTTATTAGATAAATAAGCTAAAGTTAAAGACTAACATCTACATCTGGAACACGTAAAGCACAAAATTCTGCAAGTTACACTACTCAgagttatagatgactgtgatACCAAACATGTGTAAGTATTAGGAGGAACTACAGCtggactcctcaaaaaaaaaaaaaaaaaaagattcctggAGCTAATTATCTTCAACCctgtgtgattatttttaaattaaaaagacttaTTCTAtacaaactaataaaaacaaatacagtatTGAGATGCTGTTACAGTCATATTATGGGCCTAGATGACTTTTGTTTAGCATCTTAATAGCTCACTCAATTGTTATTCATTCAGCCACACACAGGACACCAGGGTGTTCGGAAGGACAATGCTCCTGGGGCATATTGAGTTCAATTTGTGTTTCCCTACTTATGCAGAACATGTGTTGGCATCAGCTATGGTTACCACAGGGGAATTGCAATATACGATGAAGTTTTTATCACATTGTTCTTAGATAATATTTCCTTTTCCAAACACAATCCTTAGGACagcagaagaggagaagaagaggctTGGTGCATTGCTATCAATTGTATGAAGTGTGTGCTTTCTTCTCagttttaaacatatttattgcacttttcagaaaaaaaaagagctgtatgaaagaataaaaagcaaattcATCACAAAGGTAAAAAAGGTatattagcttttaaaaataggtCCTCAACAAGTAACATAATTGTAACTAGAAACAAGGTCGCCTAATAGATCTTGAAATATACTGAAAGTAACACACAcaatgtgtgtacatgagtacacTTGGCATTTTCTACTTTGTTTCCAAGAGGGTATCTTGTTATGCTAGAGAAATCTAGCTTTCAGAGTCAGGGTGATTCTAATgagaaaagcagaaggaaaaggaaactacAGGATTTATTCCCTTTACTGAGTTTCTCCTGAGATAAAAGTCTTTCAAAATGCCTCTAAATAGCTTCGAAGTTTTTGCAATCTAAGCTGCAGTTGGCAAATTCATAATAAGGTTTCAGCTTTAAAATATCCAATaactttaaagtaatttttatagaaagaaatttttctttctttttaaaagctatttaaaaaaatagaactgaCAATATTTCAAAGATCCAAgtgtaaaagaaaaagatggttgAAATAAGACACGTTCCCAAATATCTgtcaaaatttctctttttagtATAAATGAAGTCTTCAGttttacataaaaacaaatattttgaagTTATACATAAAAAGGAACATAAACTATTTTGTGAGAAGATGATGAGCTTTAACAGTGGTTTAATCACAATGttgatgattttaaaatgttattcagGGTAATGTTTTGAAACAAAAGTACAGCTTTGAAAATGTCAATAAATCAATTTCCATTTAAAGAagatctttttgtttctgttctggattttgtttttaaatatctaaatGCATTAGCTCTGTAACTTTTAGGTTAATGACACTCTAAACTAAGGTGTTCACTATGGAAAACAAAACTTATGGTTAATCATGAATGTACAAGACAATCAGAATTTGAAACTTGAATGAAACCACACTCTTAAGTCATTTTGAGTTGAAATGTGggagtcctttgtccctctgcctAACTTTATTCTCTCTGTAAAGGACACAGCCTAATGTTCATGAGGTTGTTGTTTTTTCACATTGTATTTGTGGTTTCTGAACATAACATTTTTAACCAATGAGAAGAGAATGATTTATTGGTGTCTTATGTCACAGCACAGCTGTCAAGATTACTCTAGTTCatccaaaatcaaaataaatattataaaaaatacagataatttttcttttaacagcaAGGTCTGTACTTATAAGTATCTGGGTCTTATAGATTATTTCAGatgggattttt
This genomic stretch from Cricetulus griseus strain 17A/GY chromosome 4, alternate assembly CriGri-PICRH-1.0, whole genome shotgun sequence harbors:
- the LOC118238744 gene encoding 60S ribosomal protein L18-like; protein product: MWGLRRSHGHHEERDTKEAVNKAEARTLRRYSLCSQISLQKPRKKEVAESGGDFRSGLQNGVLELLIPIQNSSEQGSQSHPEGWGKILTFDQLALESPKGRGTVLLSGPRKGRKVYWHFGKAPGTPHSHTKPYVYSKGWKLEVRTCQRQKGRPWL